The following proteins are encoded in a genomic region of Alistipes shahii WAL 8301:
- a CDS encoding single-stranded DNA-binding protein, with translation MKKIENSFAVTGFVAKDAEIRQFTNASVARFPLSVARQEKNGEDTKRVSAFVNMEAWRKNENADSFDVLTKGTLLTVEGYFKPEEWADKDGVLHNRIVMVAVRFYPAVEKEEEPAEPAKTTKKGKK, from the coding sequence ATGAAAAAGATCGAGAACAGTTTCGCAGTAACCGGATTCGTGGCAAAAGACGCTGAAATCCGCCAGTTCACCAACGCAAGCGTAGCCCGTTTCCCGCTGTCGGTAGCCCGTCAGGAGAAGAACGGCGAGGATACCAAGCGCGTGTCGGCGTTCGTCAACATGGAAGCGTGGCGTAAGAACGAGAATGCCGACTCGTTCGACGTGCTGACCAAAGGCACGCTGCTTACCGTGGAAGGCTACTTCAAGCCCGAAGAGTGGGCCGACAAGGACGGCGTGCTGCACAACCGCATCGTGATGGTCGCCGTCAGGTTCTACCCGGCCGTCGAAAAGGAGGAAGAACCTGCGGAGCCGGCAAAGACAACGAAAAAGGGCAAGAAGTAA
- the mobV gene encoding MobV family relaxase, translating to MAKAKQVLDVRVSKGITTSQSNEHQRRWTEKGWEQALEKGNYDPSREHLNFEIVSGKVRPVDKSRSIPERMAEILDRRGIKDPNEGLDEPKYRTVVNIIFGGSRDRMRELAFGSQKVNFDKGADNSDVERKRDIERWAKDVYAFVSGRYGEQNIAAFIVHLDEINPHVHCTLLPIKDGRFAYKEIFAGKDKYEFSQRMKQLHTDFFTEVNTKWGMSRGRSVSETGARHLTTEEYRRMLSEECTTFEENIDRHRKVLFSIQSDIRLAERRVKGLTTMVDNLEKSKAEKQAQLSAAERDLAANSDDAAELEMLIESLQKELQGIDRQLADKQGKLQAADRQLADLKENMDAVQQRTEELRAEAYRYSRDVHSKVDTLLKDALLEGLVGEYRNLSARLDAPQRQLFDDTLVQAIAEQGAEVMHCATMLFLGMVDDATTFAETHGGGSGGSDLKWGRDEDEDNRAWALRCMRMASRMMRPAIGKKPKR from the coding sequence ATGGCAAAAGCAAAACAGGTACTCGATGTCCGGGTATCGAAAGGCATCACGACATCGCAGAGCAACGAACATCAGCGCCGTTGGACGGAGAAGGGATGGGAACAGGCGCTCGAAAAGGGCAATTACGACCCCAGCCGGGAACATCTGAACTTCGAGATCGTGTCCGGCAAGGTCCGTCCCGTCGACAAAAGCCGCAGTATTCCTGAACGGATGGCTGAAATATTGGACCGGCGCGGGATCAAGGACCCCAACGAGGGGCTGGACGAACCGAAATACCGCACGGTGGTCAATATCATCTTCGGCGGTTCCCGGGACCGCATGCGCGAACTGGCGTTCGGTTCGCAGAAGGTAAATTTCGATAAGGGGGCGGACAATTCCGACGTCGAGCGGAAGCGCGACATCGAACGCTGGGCGAAGGATGTCTATGCGTTTGTCAGCGGCAGATACGGCGAGCAGAACATCGCCGCCTTCATTGTACACCTCGATGAAATAAACCCGCATGTACACTGTACGCTGCTGCCGATCAAAGACGGCCGCTTTGCATACAAGGAGATATTCGCCGGAAAGGACAAGTACGAGTTCAGCCAGCGGATGAAACAGCTTCATACAGATTTTTTCACCGAAGTCAATACGAAGTGGGGGATGTCGCGGGGACGGAGCGTTTCCGAAACGGGCGCCCGGCATCTCACGACCGAGGAGTACCGCCGTATGCTTTCGGAGGAGTGTACGACCTTTGAGGAGAATATCGATCGCCATCGAAAGGTGCTTTTCTCCATCCAGTCGGACATCCGGCTGGCAGAGCGCCGGGTCAAGGGACTTACCACGATGGTCGATAACCTCGAAAAGTCGAAGGCTGAAAAGCAGGCGCAGCTATCGGCAGCCGAACGCGATCTGGCAGCCAACAGCGACGATGCGGCGGAGCTGGAGATGCTGATCGAGTCGTTGCAAAAGGAGCTGCAAGGTATCGACAGACAACTGGCCGACAAGCAGGGTAAACTACAGGCAGCCGACCGGCAACTCGCCGACCTCAAAGAGAACATGGATGCCGTCCAGCAACGCACGGAGGAGCTCCGGGCGGAAGCCTACCGGTACTCGCGAGATGTCCACTCCAAAGTGGACACGCTGCTCAAAGACGCCCTGCTGGAAGGTCTGGTCGGCGAATACCGGAACCTGTCGGCACGGCTGGACGCTCCGCAGCGGCAACTGTTCGACGACACGCTCGTACAGGCAATCGCGGAACAGGGCGCGGAGGTCATGCACTGCGCGACGATGCTCTTCCTCGGGATGGTCGACGATGCCACTACATTTGCCGAAACGCACGGCGGCGGAAGTGGCGGAAGCGACCTTAAGTGGGGGCGCGACGAAGACGAGGACAACCGCGCATGGGCACTCCGCTGCATGAGGATGGCCAGCCGCATGATGCGCCCGGCCATCGGCAAAAAGCCCAAGCGATAA
- a CDS encoding IS4 family transposase: MNKDKYVFAQLVAFLDNNKFRHLVDKYDGNRYVKNFTCWNQLMALMFGQLCNRESLRDVVVALETHQSKCYHLGMGRNPIAKTTFATANQNRDYRIFEDFAFFMMEQARKKRATDIFKLKGNVYAFDSTTIPLCLSVFWWAKFRKKKGGVKAHVLYDLESQVSAFFHITTASVHDSKAMKEIPYESGSYYVFDRGYNAFKELYKICLNESYFVVRAKKNLQYKCTKWKRRLPKNVLSDSVIELTDVNTQKKFPERLRLVRFHDDEQDRDFAFLTNAFHLTALEIANLYKNRWQIELFFKWLKQHLKIKKFWGTTENAVRIQICSAIITYCLVAIVQHDMRLKRSTYEVLQILSISLTDKTPLRDLFEKTNFNDVKELDYPLLEGLFD, encoded by the coding sequence ATGAACAAAGACAAATATGTATTCGCTCAATTGGTTGCATTTCTCGACAACAACAAGTTCCGTCACCTGGTTGACAAGTATGATGGGAACAGGTATGTCAAGAACTTCACCTGCTGGAATCAGCTCATGGCACTCATGTTCGGACAACTCTGTAACCGTGAGAGCCTGCGTGATGTTGTCGTTGCATTGGAGACTCACCAATCCAAATGTTATCACCTTGGAATGGGGCGTAATCCAATAGCGAAAACGACATTTGCCACAGCGAATCAGAATCGTGACTACAGGATCTTTGAAGACTTTGCCTTCTTCATGATGGAACAGGCTCGCAAGAAACGAGCAACCGACATCTTCAAGCTGAAGGGGAATGTTTATGCATTTGATTCAACAACGATTCCGCTCTGCTTGTCAGTATTCTGGTGGGCAAAGTTCCGCAAGAAGAAAGGAGGCGTTAAGGCGCATGTCCTTTATGATCTGGAGTCCCAAGTTTCTGCTTTCTTCCATATTACGACTGCATCGGTACACGATTCAAAGGCAATGAAGGAGATTCCCTATGAATCAGGTTCTTACTACGTATTTGACCGTGGTTACAATGCATTCAAGGAACTCTACAAGATTTGTCTTAATGAATCATACTTCGTGGTTCGGGCGAAGAAGAACTTACAGTACAAGTGTACGAAATGGAAACGTAGATTGCCTAAGAATGTGCTTTCTGATTCCGTTATTGAACTCACGGATGTGAACACACAGAAGAAGTTTCCTGAGAGGCTGCGACTTGTGAGATTTCACGATGACGAGCAAGACAGAGACTTCGCATTTTTGACGAATGCATTCCATCTTACCGCTCTCGAAATTGCTAATCTCTACAAGAACCGATGGCAGATTGAGTTGTTCTTCAAGTGGCTCAAGCAGCACCTCAAGATTAAGAAATTCTGGGGCACTACAGAGAACGCTGTCAGAATACAAATTTGCTCTGCAATCATAACTTATTGCCTTGTCGCCATCGTCCAACACGACATGCGACTAAAGCGGTCAACTTATGAGGTCCTGCAGATTTTGAGCATCTCACTAACGGATAAGACTCCACTGAGAGATCTCTTCGAAAAGACTAATTTCAACGATGTCAAAGAACTCGATTATCCCCTCTTGGAGGGACTATTTGATTAA
- a CDS encoding ATP-dependent RecD-like DNA helicase, whose translation MNEHPATLLRCVVERITYQNPENGYSVLKVKVKGYNDLVTLVGNLLEVPVGSVLLCRGEWKVDKRYGSQFVAATWEETMPATVYGIEKYLGSGLVKGIGPRFARAIVQRFGTETIDIIETEIERLYEVPNIGRKRVAKIRESWEKQKDIKNVMLFLQGYGVSTAYAAKIYREYGKESIDKVRENPYRLADDIWGIGFKTADGIAAKMGYEKEDPRRCRSGILYTLGQLSDEGHVYAGEEQLVKTAGQLLEAGETAIRDTLAGMLQAEDLILDKDAIYLPPFYHAECGTSRRLRDLAESTGRSLFDGLFDPSSLTAETGIEYDEVQLAAIRQAVTSKVMVLTGGPGTGKTTTTQGIIAALKKAGLRVLLAAPTGRAAKRMSEATGMEAKTIHRLLEYNPQDGYKRNDENPLEGDALIVDECSMIDILLMNNLLKAVPVGMRLVFVGDIDQLPSVGAGNVLRDIIDSQRIPVVRLVRIFRQAQKSRIVMNAHTINQGRFPDTSNGRDTDFFFMREDDPERAAETIVRLVKERLPRAYRESPDRIQVLTPMQRGVVGAANLNLLLQQALNPSGPSLNRGGYTYRQGDRVMQQRNNYDKDVFNGDLGYIREVDTEERTLKVDFDGKWVEYDVTELDELTLAYATTIHKAQGSEYPIVVMPVLMTHFVMLQRNLIYTGITRAKKICVLLGAAKALAYAVRNVSVLKRNTRLKERLNPSAALPADNPGI comes from the coding sequence ATGAACGAACACCCGGCAACTCTTCTGCGCTGTGTCGTGGAACGTATCACCTATCAGAATCCCGAGAACGGATACTCGGTGCTGAAGGTCAAGGTGAAGGGCTATAACGACCTTGTCACGCTCGTGGGTAACCTGCTGGAGGTTCCCGTGGGCAGCGTCCTTCTGTGCCGCGGCGAATGGAAGGTGGACAAACGCTACGGCAGCCAGTTCGTCGCCGCGACATGGGAGGAGACGATGCCCGCCACGGTGTACGGGATCGAAAAATACCTCGGCAGCGGATTGGTCAAGGGCATCGGCCCCCGGTTCGCCCGGGCTATCGTCCAGCGATTCGGAACGGAGACCATCGACATCATCGAGACGGAGATCGAACGGCTTTACGAAGTTCCGAACATCGGACGTAAGCGTGTAGCGAAGATCCGCGAGAGTTGGGAGAAGCAGAAAGACATCAAAAATGTCATGCTTTTTCTGCAGGGCTACGGCGTGAGCACGGCCTATGCGGCCAAAATCTACCGGGAATACGGCAAGGAGAGTATTGACAAGGTGCGGGAGAATCCCTACCGCCTTGCCGACGATATCTGGGGCATCGGCTTCAAGACCGCCGACGGCATCGCCGCAAAGATGGGCTATGAGAAAGAGGACCCGCGACGGTGCCGGAGCGGCATCCTCTATACGCTGGGACAACTTTCGGACGAAGGACATGTCTACGCCGGGGAGGAACAGCTGGTAAAGACTGCGGGGCAGCTTCTTGAAGCGGGCGAAACGGCTATCCGTGACACCCTTGCAGGGATGCTTCAGGCCGAAGACCTTATTCTCGACAAGGATGCCATTTACCTTCCTCCGTTCTACCATGCCGAGTGCGGTACGTCGCGTCGCCTGAGAGATTTGGCAGAGAGTACGGGCCGTTCGTTGTTCGACGGGCTTTTCGATCCGTCGTCCCTCACCGCGGAAACCGGCATCGAATACGACGAGGTTCAGCTTGCGGCTATCCGGCAGGCCGTCACGTCCAAAGTCATGGTGTTGACCGGCGGCCCCGGTACGGGTAAGACGACTACGACGCAGGGAATTATCGCGGCCTTGAAAAAAGCCGGCCTGCGCGTGCTGCTGGCGGCACCGACGGGACGTGCTGCCAAGCGTATGAGCGAGGCGACGGGCATGGAGGCCAAGACCATCCACCGGCTGTTGGAGTACAACCCGCAGGACGGCTACAAGCGCAACGACGAGAACCCGCTGGAAGGCGACGCGCTGATCGTGGACGAGTGTTCTATGATCGACATCCTTTTGATGAACAACCTGCTGAAAGCCGTTCCCGTGGGGATGCGGCTGGTGTTCGTCGGCGACATCGACCAGCTGCCGAGCGTCGGGGCGGGAAACGTCCTGCGCGACATCATCGACTCGCAGCGTATCCCCGTCGTGCGGCTCGTGCGCATCTTCCGGCAGGCGCAGAAGAGCCGTATCGTGATGAACGCCCACACCATCAACCAGGGACGCTTCCCCGATACGAGCAACGGCCGCGACACCGACTTTTTCTTCATGCGGGAGGACGACCCCGAACGGGCCGCCGAAACCATCGTCCGGCTGGTGAAGGAGCGCCTGCCCCGCGCCTACCGGGAAAGTCCGGACCGTATTCAAGTACTTACGCCGATGCAGCGGGGCGTCGTGGGCGCTGCGAACCTGAACCTGCTGTTGCAGCAGGCACTGAATCCTTCGGGCCCGAGCCTCAATCGCGGCGGCTATACCTATCGTCAGGGCGATCGTGTGATGCAGCAGCGCAACAACTACGACAAGGATGTCTTCAACGGCGATCTGGGTTATATCCGGGAGGTGGATACGGAGGAGAGGACGTTGAAAGTCGATTTCGACGGCAAATGGGTCGAGTACGATGTCACGGAGCTCGACGAACTGACGCTGGCCTACGCCACGACGATCCACAAGGCCCAAGGGTCGGAATATCCGATCGTCGTCATGCCAGTACTGATGACCCACTTCGTGATGCTCCAGCGCAACCTGATCTATACGGGTATCACCCGGGCCAAAAAGATCTGCGTCCTGCTCGGTGCTGCGAAAGCTCTGGCCTATGCCGTCCGCAACGTATCCGTGCTGAAGCGCAATACGCGCCTTAAAGAACGTCTGAATCCCTCTGCGGCACTTCCTGCCGACAACCCCGGCATCTGA
- a CDS encoding LPD11 domain-containing protein — MTVEEVMRRDKRFRYMLLARLQSDCEYYLGFGNRSTGRLWAGDEARQIEWMTRLYDGFPEDEKPRWLTREEIAEYANRMLVDR, encoded by the coding sequence ATGACGGTAGAGGAGGTAATGCGCCGGGACAAGAGATTCAGATACATGTTGCTGGCGCGGCTGCAATCGGACTGCGAGTATTACCTCGGTTTCGGTAACAGGAGTACCGGCCGCTTGTGGGCCGGCGATGAAGCGCGGCAAATCGAGTGGATGACCCGACTTTACGACGGTTTTCCTGAAGACGAAAAACCCCGGTGGCTGACCCGTGAGGAGATTGCGGAGTATGCCAACCGGATGCTTGTGGACCGATGA
- a CDS encoding recombinase family protein, translating to MAKVGYIFKANSYDALDADKEWMRQYGCVQVVEEECAHEALRPQWKQLMASLGRGDELVVAKFSNAVRDLRGLAALVELCRIKVVRLVSIHDKIDTLGELFPDTTAAQVLEMFGALPEEVAVLRKSSSHIMQLQQTIKPPVTKKAMSRAEREKTIVDMYNNGYSIDDIWEVSGFNSKSSIWRVLNKYGVYLNRGRTSGPRVKKQQDETK from the coding sequence ATGGCAAAGGTGGGTTACATATTCAAGGCTAATTCCTATGACGCGCTCGATGCGGACAAAGAATGGATGCGACAATACGGGTGTGTACAGGTGGTCGAGGAAGAGTGCGCCCACGAGGCGCTCCGGCCGCAGTGGAAACAACTCATGGCAAGCCTCGGCAGAGGCGACGAACTGGTAGTGGCCAAATTCAGCAACGCCGTGCGCGACTTGCGCGGGCTGGCCGCACTCGTCGAGCTGTGCCGGATCAAGGTGGTGCGCCTGGTATCCATCCACGACAAAATCGACACCCTGGGCGAACTGTTTCCCGATACAACGGCAGCCCAGGTACTGGAGATGTTCGGGGCCCTGCCCGAAGAGGTAGCCGTGTTACGCAAGTCGTCCAGCCATATCATGCAACTGCAACAAACCATCAAGCCACCGGTAACGAAGAAGGCCATGTCGAGGGCGGAACGGGAAAAAACCATCGTGGATATGTACAACAACGGCTATTCGATCGACGACATCTGGGAGGTGAGCGGCTTTAACAGCAAAAGCTCAATATGGCGCGTACTCAACAAATACGGCGTATATCTCAACCGCGGCAGAACCAGCGGCCCGCGTGTCAAAAAGCAACAGGACGAGACAAAATAA
- a CDS encoding type II toxin-antitoxin system VapC family toxin: MRVIFDSNVFDDIIAGRLDVSVLIRKRVKIYITHIQKDELAACRNEQRRTQLLQCMASIGVHTLPTESFCIGVSRIGEARISDGSDLIRKLEGGNPVHIQDALIGETAIKNALTVITNDDRFKKRIAAQGGQALTTEEFLKVLKEPDA; this comes from the coding sequence ATGAGAGTAATCTTTGATTCGAATGTTTTCGACGATATCATCGCAGGTCGTCTCGACGTTTCGGTTCTTATTCGTAAGCGTGTGAAAATATATATTACACACATACAGAAAGATGAACTGGCAGCATGCCGGAATGAGCAAAGACGGACTCAACTACTTCAGTGCATGGCATCGATAGGGGTTCATACGCTTCCGACGGAATCGTTTTGTATCGGGGTTTCCAGAATTGGTGAAGCGAGGATCAGCGACGGCAGCGATTTGATTCGGAAGTTGGAAGGAGGCAATCCGGTTCATATCCAGGATGCCCTTATCGGGGAAACAGCCATTAAGAACGCTTTGACCGTGATCACAAATGACGATAGGTTCAAAAAAAGAATTGCAGCACAGGGCGGCCAAGCCCTCACTACAGAGGAGTTCCTGAAGGTACTCAAAGAGCCGGATGCCTGA
- a CDS encoding LPD28 domain-containing protein gives MAYESSIPFADIRDFREAEINGISALFTMCRLDSETLPADFHSCEVMGGRGSDFQWLVPLALANFTGTFVSRQPLLREGQAYAEIRRYGIYDATTVDEWSENNNDNS, from the coding sequence ATGGCATACGAATCATCCATTCCTTTCGCGGATATCCGGGATTTCCGCGAGGCCGAGATCAACGGCATCTCTGCTCTTTTCACTATGTGTCGCCTCGATTCCGAAACCCTTCCCGCCGATTTTCATTCGTGCGAGGTCATGGGCGGTCGGGGCAGCGATTTCCAGTGGCTCGTTCCGCTGGCTTTGGCAAACTTCACCGGAACGTTCGTCTCCCGGCAGCCCCTGCTCCGGGAAGGACAGGCGTACGCTGAAATACGCCGGTACGGCATCTATGACGCGACGACAGTCGACGAATGGTCTGAAAACAACAACGATAACTCTTAA
- a CDS encoding HU family DNA-binding protein, giving the protein MTKAELVALITHQTGVEKTAAEAVVEAFMRNIKETMIAGEDVFLRGFGSFIVKERAEKVARNITKNTTMVIPAHSIPAFKPSKVFLEAVKEGNKKG; this is encoded by the coding sequence ATGACAAAAGCCGAGTTAGTTGCCCTGATCACACATCAGACCGGGGTAGAAAAAACGGCAGCGGAGGCCGTTGTGGAAGCATTTATGAGAAACATAAAGGAGACGATGATCGCCGGAGAAGATGTGTTCTTGCGGGGGTTCGGCAGTTTCATCGTCAAAGAGAGGGCCGAAAAAGTGGCTCGCAACATCACGAAGAACACGACGATGGTTATTCCAGCCCATTCCATCCCCGCCTTCAAGCCATCCAAAGTATTTCTGGAGGCAGTAAAAGAGGGGAATAAAAAAGGATAA
- a CDS encoding helix-turn-helix domain-containing protein has product MERLDEILEIVREIREDVSFMKRHRNMLCGMPILEVDEVCDLLKMSDRQLRRYRTSGQLVGFHFGRRLMFSTAEINRFIERVEMEHKQKKSLRKAIHNL; this is encoded by the coding sequence ATGGAACGACTCGATGAGATTTTGGAAATCGTCCGAGAGATCCGCGAGGATGTCTCCTTTATGAAACGCCACCGTAATATGCTTTGCGGGATGCCTATTCTGGAAGTCGACGAAGTATGCGACCTTTTGAAGATGAGCGATCGTCAACTGCGCCGTTATCGCACTTCGGGTCAGCTTGTCGGTTTCCATTTCGGTCGTCGTCTAATGTTTTCGACGGCTGAAATCAACCGCTTCATAGAGCGTGTTGAAATGGAACATAAGCAGAAAAAGTCTTTGAGAAAAGCTATCCATAATCTTTAA